The following are encoded together in the Gasterosteus aculeatus chromosome 7, fGasAcu3.hap1.1, whole genome shotgun sequence genome:
- the med11 gene encoding mediator of RNA polymerase II transcription subunit 11: MANERLRALEDVEKEIATILQCAGNIVLELSKDKHNASLLDRQLVQFQGSVNRVESELSGQIRYLTQVATGQPHEGSTYSARKDCQMALNRAEYAKVKLGELGRTCEVMLEQQQQQQQQQQQQQT; the protein is encoded by the exons ATGGCGAATGAGCGGCTAAGAGCTCTGGAGGATGTGGAGAAGGAGATAGCGACGATCCTGCAGTGCGCCG GTAACATCGTGCTGGAGCTgtccaaagacaaacacaacgcCAGCCTGCTGGACAGACAGCTGGTCCAGTTCCAGGGCTCCGTCAACCGAGTGGAGAGCGAACTGAGCGGCCAGATCCGGTACCTCACACAG GTAGCCACCGGACAGCCTCATGAGGGTTCCACCTATTCTGCTCGGAAGGACTGTCAGATGGCACTGAACAGAGCCGAGTACGCCAAGGTCAAACTGGGAGAACTGGGACGAACCTGTGAAGTTATGctggaacaacaacagcagcagcagcagcagcaacagcagcagcagacatgA
- the pelp1 gene encoding proline-, glutamic acid- and leucine-rich protein 1 isoform X1, with product MATSAWLRGPSAMRLTEGLVSVLKEQRPEYLPALLANYREHGVFQTQGAGAVGGLVGFGNAKLGSSKTRFEGLCLLSMLVKDSSSELFQQHCVTWLRSLQQVIQSQAPVQTIQLAVNILKDLLQYSSQLPELARDVGLNSILGILTSLLGLKAECELAAMEGMTACMTFYPRACGSLRDKLRAYFHSKMDNTNKKTQEMACMCYGRLPSLGGLLDRGVGAGKAEGWTNQIHCLLASANAMLAQLYQGSETDGAVQYEGPGVELAFPHLDQSDPLLLMQLQHRYTAICLALKHTLRVDPASPVRLPVRPILNLVCRVLAVSAKSINLTGDGSVRLLVLPAIHTNTLEVLSALITAVRGSMVQYAAVLQRLFSQTLSAWTPPPEASLGQQRAYSSVRVSVYRTLELWVQAAGASASILQGSPGHSELLFAHLLSDITPGAESVKLRAGLSADAVPGGKPGPRRTKSLVIADSVGPSLQRKGDLLANQDTCLSALSALRQIILTSGTLLKDDIHKRLHDVVLPLCVRLQQQQSSSSTSCESAGCVSGQYSSALPRRELYRLLLALVLVPSPCWPPPLTCAVSILSTGRNDHNLKVSTFCSEALTVCNSLLHPRTHSIALPLPPLTLKPSPAAPVLPSSQGPTSGLTLPTLLGGPVPGPPFPTRHSLGLGPASLLGSLENHLSLVPGLPGQAPAPGDMLLSHQQDPAALGLPEGQRPVFVRYDREEAEDVEISLASDSDDSVVIVPPGMLNMENQQEEMAAAGANSHNMTSAAPGGATVTLAGGDSVAMVPTTATTTTIDRVSLPNDLATSSPLLTSSTPINSFPPPSSSVVSLVSPLNSSTLAAPPGGLGDSLPGRPQLQQMLMQPSAPGQPGPMGLPLQMHQLQNQLGQQGRHQPPPASNEDSAVININSTDDEEEEEEDMDEDEDLDEEEGMDEEEEEEEEEDVSDFPEDEIYDGEYDNYEEEEGEELEEEEEEEDEDGDIPPLEAGEDNDGEVGLEGGKVLRAAVDEEGLAGFSVQGEAEGGIEEIKTKRSLFAEDRMKVAKVESIGVLEEAREVGEEDESERMDDPTMPQILCVTGGALEEREDTEEEGGRAASEGEGGLQERARLWEQGANEIELKATPEDVETDQEQVEAPQEASVSEKQPPVHHEEPPAAVRDADSAAEAPSTSSGPSPKELDEASDAEKTDGVKAEQQETEEEGGSDGEEAKGQKRKREEEGAGRGTEKKKVEPPMDDDAMESMLADFVACPPDDEDGASGSNRS from the exons ATGGCTACATCGGCTTGGCTGCGTGGTCCATCTGCTATGCGACTCACAGAGGGCTTGGTGTCGGTTCTGAAAGAGCAGCGTCCCGAGTATCTACCCGCCCTGTTGGCCAACTACAGAGAACATGGCGTGTTCCAGACGCAG gGCGCGGGGGCCGTCGGGGGTCTCGTGGGTTTCGGTAACGCCAAACTGGGCTCGAGCAAGACCAG GTTTGAGGGGCTTTGCCTGCTCTCCATGCTGGTTAAGGACAGCTCCAGTGAGCTCTTCCAGCAGCACTGTGTCACCTGGCTGCGCTCCCTGCAGCAGGTCATACAG TCTCAGGCTCCCGTGCAGACCATCCAGCTGGCGGTGAACATTCTGAAGGACCTGCTGCAGTACTCGTCCCAGCTGCCTGAGCTGGCCAGGGACGTTGGCCTCAACTCCATCCTGGGCATCCTGACGTCTCTGCTGGGCCTCAAGGCCGAG TGTGAGCTGGCAGCCATGGAGGGGATGACGGCCTGCATGACCTTCTACCCCAGAGCCTGCGGATCCCTCAGG GACAAACTGCGAGCTTATTTCCACTCCAAAATGGACAACACcaacaagaaaacacaagag ATGGCCTGCATGTGTTATGGCCGCCTGCCCTCTCTGGGGGGTCTGCTGGACAGAGGTGTGGGTGCTGGCAAAGCTGAGGGCTGGACCAATCAGATTCACTGCCTGCTGGCCTCAGCCAATGCGATGCTGGCTCAGCTCTACCAGGGCTCTGAAACAG ATGGGGCGGTGCAGTATGAAGGCCCGGGTGTGGAGCTGGCTTTTCCTCACCTCGACCAGTCGGATCCTCTGCTGCTGATGCAGCTCCAGCACCGATACACTGCTATCTGCCTggcgctcaaacacacacttag GGTGGATCCAGCATCCCCCGTCCGTTTGCCTGTCCGACCGATACTCAACCTTGTGTGCCGAGTCCTCGCTGTCAGCGCCAAGAGCATa AATTTAACAGGCGATGGAAGTGTAAGGTTGCTCGTCTTGCCCGCcatacacaccaacacactgGAGGTCTTATCAGCTCTTATCACAGC TGTGCGTGGCAGCATGGTCCAGTACGCTGCTGTTCTACAGAGGCTGTTCTCTCAAACCCTGTCTGCCTGGACTCCTCCACCTGAAGCCAGTTTGGGACAGCAGAGAGCCTACAG CTCGGTGCGGGTCTCCGTGTACAGGACCTTAGAGCTGTGGGTGCAGGCGGCCGGAGCCTCCGCCAGCATCCTCCAGGGAAGCCCCGGCCACTCCGAACTCCTCTTCGCTCACCTACTCAGTGACATCACACCAGGTGCAGAGTCTGTCAAG CTCCGGGCGGGACTGTCGGCAGACGCGGTCCCGGGGGGGAAGCCCGGCCCACGGAGAACAAAATCTTTAGTCATAGCCGACTCCGTCGGCCCATcgctgcagagaaaaggagaccTTCTGGCTAATCAGGATACTTGCCTTTCAGCCCTCAGTG CACTGAGGCAAATTATCCTGACGAGCGGTACGCTGCTGAAAGATGATATACACAAG CGTCTCCACGACGTTGTGCTCccgctgtgtgtgcgtctgcagcagcagcagtccagcagcagcacgtcATGTGAATCTGCAGGGTGCGTCAGTGGGCAGTACAGCAGCGCTCTCCCCCGACGGGAGCTGTACAG GTTATTACTGGCTCTGGTCCTGGTCCCGTCGCCCtgttggcctcctcctctgacctgtGCTGTGTCCATTCTCAGCACCGGACGCAACGACCACAACCTCAAG GTCTCCACATTCTGCAGCGAGGCTCTCACCGTCTGcaactccctcctccacccccgcaCTCACTCCATTGCCCTTCCCTTGCCCCCCCTCACTCTGAAGCCCAGCCCAGCTGCTCCagttctcccttcctcccaggGGCCTACCAGTGGACTCACTCTGCCGACGCTTCTCGGGGGCCCCGTCCCCGGTCCTCCTTTCCCCACCCGCCATTCCCTTGGCCTGGGGCCCGCTTCCCTGCTGGGTTCTCTGGAGAACCACCTCTCCCTGGTGCCGGGGCTGCCAGGCCAGGCGCCCGCTCCAGGAGACATGCTCCTGTCCCACCAGCAGGACCCTGCCGCGCTGGGCCTCCCAGAGGGGCAGAGGCCGGTGTTCGTCCGCTACGACAGGGAGGAAGCGGAGGATGTGGAGATCTCCCTGGCCAGTGACTCGGATGACAGCGTGGTCATCGTCCCCCCGGGGATGCTCAACATGGAGaaccagcaggaggagatggcgGCAGCAGGAGCAAACTCTCACAACATGACGTCTGCTGCACCAGGAGGCGCTACAGTCACACTAGCGGGAGGAGACTCCGTCGCTATGGTCCCCACCACAGCAACCACAACCACAATTGACAGGGTCTCGCTCCCCAACGACCTTgccacctcctcccctctacTCACCAGCTCCACGCCGATcaactccttccctcctcccagcTCCTCCGTGGTCTCCCTGGTTTCCCCTTTGAACTCCAGCACACTTGCAGCTCCGCCGGGCGGTCTGGGGGACTCGTTGCCTGGGAGGCCCCAGCTCCAGCAGATGCTGATGCAGCCCTCTGCGCCGGGACAGCCCGGTCCCATGGGGCTGCCGCTCCAGATGCACCAGCTGCAGAATCAGCTGGGCCAGCAGGGACGGCATCAGCCGCCGCCCGCCAGCAACGAAGACTCCGCCGTCATCAACATCAATAGCACcgacgacgaggaggaagaggaggaagacatggatgaggatgaagatctggatgaggaggaaggcatggatgaagaggaggaggaggaggaagaggaggacgtgaGCGACTTCCCTGAAGACGAAATCTACGATGGGGAGTATGACAAttatgaagaagaggagggagaagagttggaggaagaggaggaggaggaagatgaggatggGGATATACCTCCACTGGAGGCAGGCGAGGACAATGATGGAGAGGTGGGCCTGGAGGGGGGAAAGGTGCTCAGAGCAGCGGTGGATGAAGAGGGGCTGGCTGGTTTCAGTGTGCAGGGAGAAGCGGAAGGAGGGATCGAGGAGATCAAGACAAAAAGATCGCTGTTCGCAGAGGACCGAATGAAGGTGGCAAAGGTGGAGAGCATCGGAGTCCTGGAGGAGGCGCgcgaggtgggggaggaggatgagagcgAGCGGATGGACGACCCCACCATGCCGCAAATCCTGTGCGTCACCGGAGGGGCactggaagagagggaggacaccgaggaggaaggagggagagctgcatcagaaggagaaggagggctgCAGGAGCGGGCGAGGTTGTGGGAGCAGGGAGCCAATGAGATTGAGCTGAAAGCAACTCCAGAAGATGTCGAAACCGATCAG GAGCAAGTGGAGGCGCCACAGGAGGCCAGTGTGAGCGAAAAGCAGCCGCCTGTTCATCACGAGGAGCCGCCGGCTGCTGTCAGAGACGCAGACTCTGCAGCAGAGGCTCCCTCCACCTCTTCAGGGCCGAGTCCAAAAGAGCTAGATGAGGCGTCTGACGCTGAGAAGACAGACGGAGTcaaagcagagcagcaggagactgaggaagaaggagggagtGACGGAGAGGAGGCGAAGGgccagaagaggaagagggaggaggaaggggcggGCCGAGGCACTGAGAAGAAAAAGGTAGAGCCACCG ATGGATGATGACGCCATGGAGTCCATGTTGGCAGATTTTGTCGCCTGTCCGCCTGACGACGAGGACGGCGCCTCCGGATCCAATCGTTCATAG
- the pelp1 gene encoding proline-, glutamic acid- and leucine-rich protein 1 isoform X2 encodes MATSAWLRGPSAMRLTEGLVSVLKEQRPEYLPALLANYREHGVFQTQGAGAVGGLVGFGNAKLGSSKTRFEGLCLLSMLVKDSSSELFQQHCVTWLRSLQQVIQSQAPVQTIQLAVNILKDLLQYSSQLPELARDVGLNSILGILTSLLGLKAECELAAMEGMTACMTFYPRACGSLRDKLRAYFHSKMDNTNKKTQEMACMCYGRLPSLGGLLDRGVGAGKAEGWTNQIHCLLASANAMLAQLYQGSETDGAVQYEGPGVELAFPHLDQSDPLLLMQLQHRYTAICLALKHTLRVDPASPVRLPVRPILNLVCRVLAVSAKSINLTGDGSVRLLVLPAIHTNTLEVLSALITAVRGSMVQYAAVLQRLFSQTLSAWTPPPEASLGQQRAYSSVRVSVYRTLELWVQAAGASASILQGSPGHSELLFAHLLSDITPGAESVKLRAGLSADAVPGGKPGPRRTKSLVIADSVGPSLQRKGDLLANQDTCLSALSALRQIILTSGTLLKDDIHKRLHDVVLPLCVRLQQQQSSSSTSCESAGCVSGQYSSALPRRELYRLLLALVLVPSPCWPPPLTCAVSILSTGRNDHNLKVSTFCSEALTVCNSLLHPRTHSIALPLPPLTLKPSPAAPVLPSSQGPTSGLTLPTLLGGPVPGPPFPTRHSLGLGPASLLGSLENHLSLVPGLPGQAPAPGDMLLSHQQDPAALGLPEGQRPVFVRYDREEAEDVEISLASDSDDSVVIVPPGMLNMENQQEEMAAAGANSHNMTSAAPGGATVTLAGGDSVAMVPTTATTTTIDRVSLPNDLATSSPLLTSSTPINSFPPPSSSVVSLVSPLNSSTLAAPPGGLGDSLPGRPQLQQMLMQPSAPGQPGPMGLPLQMHQLQNQLGQQGRHQPPPASNEDSAVININSTDDEEEEEEDMDEDEDLDEEEGMDEEEEEEEEEDVSDFPEDEIYDGEYDNYEEEEGEELEEEEEEEDEDGDIPPLEAGEDNDGEVGLEGGKVLRAAVDEEGLAGFSVQGEAEGGIEEIKTKRSLFAEDRMKVAKVESIGVLEEAREVGEEDESERMDDPTMPQILCVTGGALEEREDTEEEGGRAASEGEGGLQERARLWEQGANEIELKATPEDVETDQEQVEAPQEASVSEKQPPVHHEEPPAAVRDADSAAEAPSTSSGPSPKELDEASDAEKTDGVKAEQQETEEEGGSDGEEAKGQKRKREEEGAGRGTEKKKMDDDAMESMLADFVACPPDDEDGASGSNRS; translated from the exons ATGGCTACATCGGCTTGGCTGCGTGGTCCATCTGCTATGCGACTCACAGAGGGCTTGGTGTCGGTTCTGAAAGAGCAGCGTCCCGAGTATCTACCCGCCCTGTTGGCCAACTACAGAGAACATGGCGTGTTCCAGACGCAG gGCGCGGGGGCCGTCGGGGGTCTCGTGGGTTTCGGTAACGCCAAACTGGGCTCGAGCAAGACCAG GTTTGAGGGGCTTTGCCTGCTCTCCATGCTGGTTAAGGACAGCTCCAGTGAGCTCTTCCAGCAGCACTGTGTCACCTGGCTGCGCTCCCTGCAGCAGGTCATACAG TCTCAGGCTCCCGTGCAGACCATCCAGCTGGCGGTGAACATTCTGAAGGACCTGCTGCAGTACTCGTCCCAGCTGCCTGAGCTGGCCAGGGACGTTGGCCTCAACTCCATCCTGGGCATCCTGACGTCTCTGCTGGGCCTCAAGGCCGAG TGTGAGCTGGCAGCCATGGAGGGGATGACGGCCTGCATGACCTTCTACCCCAGAGCCTGCGGATCCCTCAGG GACAAACTGCGAGCTTATTTCCACTCCAAAATGGACAACACcaacaagaaaacacaagag ATGGCCTGCATGTGTTATGGCCGCCTGCCCTCTCTGGGGGGTCTGCTGGACAGAGGTGTGGGTGCTGGCAAAGCTGAGGGCTGGACCAATCAGATTCACTGCCTGCTGGCCTCAGCCAATGCGATGCTGGCTCAGCTCTACCAGGGCTCTGAAACAG ATGGGGCGGTGCAGTATGAAGGCCCGGGTGTGGAGCTGGCTTTTCCTCACCTCGACCAGTCGGATCCTCTGCTGCTGATGCAGCTCCAGCACCGATACACTGCTATCTGCCTggcgctcaaacacacacttag GGTGGATCCAGCATCCCCCGTCCGTTTGCCTGTCCGACCGATACTCAACCTTGTGTGCCGAGTCCTCGCTGTCAGCGCCAAGAGCATa AATTTAACAGGCGATGGAAGTGTAAGGTTGCTCGTCTTGCCCGCcatacacaccaacacactgGAGGTCTTATCAGCTCTTATCACAGC TGTGCGTGGCAGCATGGTCCAGTACGCTGCTGTTCTACAGAGGCTGTTCTCTCAAACCCTGTCTGCCTGGACTCCTCCACCTGAAGCCAGTTTGGGACAGCAGAGAGCCTACAG CTCGGTGCGGGTCTCCGTGTACAGGACCTTAGAGCTGTGGGTGCAGGCGGCCGGAGCCTCCGCCAGCATCCTCCAGGGAAGCCCCGGCCACTCCGAACTCCTCTTCGCTCACCTACTCAGTGACATCACACCAGGTGCAGAGTCTGTCAAG CTCCGGGCGGGACTGTCGGCAGACGCGGTCCCGGGGGGGAAGCCCGGCCCACGGAGAACAAAATCTTTAGTCATAGCCGACTCCGTCGGCCCATcgctgcagagaaaaggagaccTTCTGGCTAATCAGGATACTTGCCTTTCAGCCCTCAGTG CACTGAGGCAAATTATCCTGACGAGCGGTACGCTGCTGAAAGATGATATACACAAG CGTCTCCACGACGTTGTGCTCccgctgtgtgtgcgtctgcagcagcagcagtccagcagcagcacgtcATGTGAATCTGCAGGGTGCGTCAGTGGGCAGTACAGCAGCGCTCTCCCCCGACGGGAGCTGTACAG GTTATTACTGGCTCTGGTCCTGGTCCCGTCGCCCtgttggcctcctcctctgacctgtGCTGTGTCCATTCTCAGCACCGGACGCAACGACCACAACCTCAAG GTCTCCACATTCTGCAGCGAGGCTCTCACCGTCTGcaactccctcctccacccccgcaCTCACTCCATTGCCCTTCCCTTGCCCCCCCTCACTCTGAAGCCCAGCCCAGCTGCTCCagttctcccttcctcccaggGGCCTACCAGTGGACTCACTCTGCCGACGCTTCTCGGGGGCCCCGTCCCCGGTCCTCCTTTCCCCACCCGCCATTCCCTTGGCCTGGGGCCCGCTTCCCTGCTGGGTTCTCTGGAGAACCACCTCTCCCTGGTGCCGGGGCTGCCAGGCCAGGCGCCCGCTCCAGGAGACATGCTCCTGTCCCACCAGCAGGACCCTGCCGCGCTGGGCCTCCCAGAGGGGCAGAGGCCGGTGTTCGTCCGCTACGACAGGGAGGAAGCGGAGGATGTGGAGATCTCCCTGGCCAGTGACTCGGATGACAGCGTGGTCATCGTCCCCCCGGGGATGCTCAACATGGAGaaccagcaggaggagatggcgGCAGCAGGAGCAAACTCTCACAACATGACGTCTGCTGCACCAGGAGGCGCTACAGTCACACTAGCGGGAGGAGACTCCGTCGCTATGGTCCCCACCACAGCAACCACAACCACAATTGACAGGGTCTCGCTCCCCAACGACCTTgccacctcctcccctctacTCACCAGCTCCACGCCGATcaactccttccctcctcccagcTCCTCCGTGGTCTCCCTGGTTTCCCCTTTGAACTCCAGCACACTTGCAGCTCCGCCGGGCGGTCTGGGGGACTCGTTGCCTGGGAGGCCCCAGCTCCAGCAGATGCTGATGCAGCCCTCTGCGCCGGGACAGCCCGGTCCCATGGGGCTGCCGCTCCAGATGCACCAGCTGCAGAATCAGCTGGGCCAGCAGGGACGGCATCAGCCGCCGCCCGCCAGCAACGAAGACTCCGCCGTCATCAACATCAATAGCACcgacgacgaggaggaagaggaggaagacatggatgaggatgaagatctggatgaggaggaaggcatggatgaagaggaggaggaggaggaagaggaggacgtgaGCGACTTCCCTGAAGACGAAATCTACGATGGGGAGTATGACAAttatgaagaagaggagggagaagagttggaggaagaggaggaggaggaagatgaggatggGGATATACCTCCACTGGAGGCAGGCGAGGACAATGATGGAGAGGTGGGCCTGGAGGGGGGAAAGGTGCTCAGAGCAGCGGTGGATGAAGAGGGGCTGGCTGGTTTCAGTGTGCAGGGAGAAGCGGAAGGAGGGATCGAGGAGATCAAGACAAAAAGATCGCTGTTCGCAGAGGACCGAATGAAGGTGGCAAAGGTGGAGAGCATCGGAGTCCTGGAGGAGGCGCgcgaggtgggggaggaggatgagagcgAGCGGATGGACGACCCCACCATGCCGCAAATCCTGTGCGTCACCGGAGGGGCactggaagagagggaggacaccgaggaggaaggagggagagctgcatcagaaggagaaggagggctgCAGGAGCGGGCGAGGTTGTGGGAGCAGGGAGCCAATGAGATTGAGCTGAAAGCAACTCCAGAAGATGTCGAAACCGATCAG GAGCAAGTGGAGGCGCCACAGGAGGCCAGTGTGAGCGAAAAGCAGCCGCCTGTTCATCACGAGGAGCCGCCGGCTGCTGTCAGAGACGCAGACTCTGCAGCAGAGGCTCCCTCCACCTCTTCAGGGCCGAGTCCAAAAGAGCTAGATGAGGCGTCTGACGCTGAGAAGACAGACGGAGTcaaagcagagcagcaggagactgaggaagaaggagggagtGACGGAGAGGAGGCGAAGGgccagaagaggaagagggaggaggaaggggcggGCCGAGGCACTGAGAAGAAAAAG ATGGATGATGACGCCATGGAGTCCATGTTGGCAGATTTTGTCGCCTGTCCGCCTGACGACGAGGACGGCGCCTCCGGATCCAATCGTTCATAG